One genomic segment of Acinetobacter sp. C26M includes these proteins:
- a CDS encoding acyl-CoA dehydrogenase family protein, which translates to MNDINQRNFLELGSIRHIQSEQEALDIAKEVADQLNQFARDPSYNKTIPYEQARLISEAGLTAIIVPKQFGGLGASISTLVNVVKIISSADGGVGQLLQIHFTMFRGILTGYDEDIRNQLLGDILSGKRLGNALAEVGGKDKFQHKTRVERNTEGQLILNGSKFYSTGSLLAEWISLFAGSDDGPVSILIHRDTQGVELLDDWDAMGQNNSVSGTVNFKDVIVDERYVAKRNTGGLGTVLRTGLTWPQILHAAMDTGIAKGALQGGIDYLQHHARPWVESGVDSPTHEPHIIKQIGEFAVLVRSAEALLDRSAQIFEQHLANLEDEDLQTELILSVAATRSQSDHASLKISSEIFGLLGASSTLSKWNLDRFWRNARTHTTHDPIRWRLYHVGNYYLNNIPPGEYNSVLLKKQAENVTKFN; encoded by the coding sequence ATGAACGACATTAACCAACGTAATTTTTTAGAATTAGGCAGTATTAGGCATATTCAAAGTGAACAAGAAGCACTTGATATTGCAAAAGAGGTGGCAGATCAACTGAATCAATTTGCTCGAGACCCCAGTTATAATAAGACCATACCTTATGAACAGGCACGCTTAATTTCAGAAGCTGGTTTAACTGCAATTATTGTACCCAAGCAATTTGGGGGCTTAGGTGCCAGTATTTCAACTTTGGTCAATGTGGTGAAAATTATTTCATCAGCAGATGGTGGTGTTGGGCAGTTATTACAGATTCACTTCACCATGTTCCGAGGAATTCTAACTGGCTACGATGAAGACATTCGTAATCAACTACTTGGTGATATCTTAAGCGGAAAGCGTTTGGGCAATGCACTTGCAGAAGTGGGTGGTAAAGATAAATTTCAGCATAAGACGCGTGTAGAGCGAAATACAGAAGGGCAATTAATTTTAAATGGCAGTAAATTCTACTCTACGGGTTCTTTACTCGCAGAATGGATTTCCTTATTTGCGGGTAGTGATGATGGACCTGTCTCGATTTTAATTCATCGTGATACGCAGGGTGTAGAGTTACTCGATGATTGGGATGCGATGGGACAAAATAATAGTGTCAGTGGCACTGTTAATTTTAAAGATGTGATTGTTGATGAACGTTATGTTGCCAAGCGGAATACGGGTGGTTTAGGCACTGTTTTACGTACCGGGCTGACTTGGCCTCAGATTTTACATGCTGCAATGGACACAGGAATTGCCAAAGGCGCGCTACAAGGTGGGATTGATTATTTACAACATCATGCTCGACCTTGGGTAGAAAGTGGGGTCGATTCGCCTACGCATGAGCCTCATATCATCAAACAGATTGGTGAATTTGCTGTTTTGGTTCGTTCGGCTGAGGCATTATTGGATCGTTCCGCACAGATTTTTGAACAGCATTTGGCAAATCTAGAGGATGAAGACTTGCAAACTGAACTGATTTTATCGGTTGCTGCCACTCGTAGTCAGTCTGACCATGCATCTTTAAAAATTTCGAGTGAAATTTTTGGATTACTTGGTGCTAGTTCAACTTTATCGAAATGGAACCTAGACCGTTTCTGGCGTAATGCACGAACCCATACCACGCATGATCCAATTCGCTGGAGGCTATATCATGTTGGAAATTATTATTTAAATAATATTCCACCAGGAGAATATAACTCTGTACTTCTGAAGAAGCAGGCGGAAAATGTGACTAAATTTAATTAA
- a CDS encoding ABC transporter substrate-binding protein, translating to MTTLQTQPLNTLWYTRCPVPTGLGISIQKGWLKEKFDKQQIEIKSIRESNSKDIRNSHFNHTLANSVRHGGSIPAIWAYASGQKTKVIGLSWADEVQLLLTRYDSNIKTVADLKGKRFGIPLNQDAIIDFSRAQAIRGLENALKTVNLKVNDLELVDCLRADILAAQQQQPEENDSSFYGSRNKISASAEIVALIKGDVDAIFLKGAHAAQIAHDFALHTIIDIGSHPDPILRSNNGTPRTLTVDEDFLTQYPEQAKLIVDAVLQAEQWAHAHADETHRYLAKECNSSEQWVDAAYGADAHLKLNTNFDEISIIALQDLSDFLYRWNFVPAQINVREWLAQDISIQTQVA from the coding sequence ATGACAACACTTCAAACTCAACCATTAAACACACTTTGGTACACACGTTGCCCTGTTCCAACAGGCTTAGGCATTTCAATTCAAAAGGGTTGGCTCAAAGAAAAGTTTGATAAGCAGCAGATTGAAATAAAATCAATTCGAGAATCAAATTCCAAAGATATTCGTAACTCTCATTTTAACCATACCCTTGCCAATTCAGTTCGGCATGGCGGCAGTATTCCTGCAATTTGGGCATATGCATCTGGTCAAAAAACCAAAGTGATTGGCTTATCTTGGGCGGATGAAGTCCAATTGTTGTTAACACGCTATGATTCAAACATCAAAACTGTTGCTGACCTAAAAGGCAAACGTTTTGGAATTCCACTGAATCAAGATGCAATTATTGACTTCTCACGTGCACAGGCGATTCGTGGTTTAGAAAATGCTTTAAAAACAGTAAATTTGAAGGTAAACGATCTTGAATTAGTCGATTGTTTACGAGCAGATATTTTAGCCGCACAGCAACAACAGCCAGAAGAAAATGATTCTAGCTTTTATGGTAGTCGCAATAAAATCAGCGCAAGTGCAGAGATCGTGGCATTAATTAAAGGTGATGTAGATGCCATTTTTCTAAAAGGTGCACATGCTGCACAAATTGCTCATGATTTCGCCCTGCACACGATTATTGATATTGGTTCACATCCAGATCCTATTCTACGCTCCAATAATGGAACACCAAGAACGCTCACTGTTGATGAAGATTTTCTAACGCAATATCCAGAGCAGGCAAAATTGATTGTTGATGCTGTTTTACAAGCAGAACAATGGGCACATGCGCACGCTGATGAAACTCATCGCTATCTCGCAAAAGAATGTAATAGTAGTGAGCAATGGGTTGATGCAGCATACGGTGCGGATGCACACCTGAAACTGAACACTAACTTTGATGAAATCTCTATTATTGCATTACAAGACTTGAGTGACTTTCTCTATCGCTGGAACTTTGTACCAGCACAAATTAATGTTCGTGAATGGCTGGCACAAGATATTTCTATTCAAACTCAAGTGGCTTAA
- a CDS encoding ABC transporter ATP-binding protein gives MFKNYPLLRSLALYRFMPFRFLLTTTLFVIANIGLALQQYSIGHAIDTLRHSERETLFQHTLSDPLNPWFWFILLASIAGIRAVIQYLAGLSALTIGQQLLSILRERIFYQVQHLDVSWHWKHGLGEVLSRTTRDSDKLKEALINFWRQVFESSLVVIVTVGLLCWYHPWLGLVPLLFIFLGLWVLFKLTNQLVVLDHQVASAYEKVSDSLAESVNGIRVVKAFQLEEKLSQRFNHAVDLFIHHSIQTIRTSAKRLPIPQVIIACSYLWVIAFGAYLIGQNQLQVGQFVAAILMANLLVFRIESIGQVLHIFADARSSATRIWQMLDQKSAIEDQLYPLPLQWRDELNIRLENVSFQDKTTHKYILKHCHVEFRAGEIVTVVGKTGSGKTTLMNLLNRFIDPTEGQVLIGSEQTGWTNIKDLSLFELRHLVQIIPQENFFFSGTLADNLRIAKQDATEQEMRDALHLASASELLQRLDNGLDTLIGDKGVTLSGGQKQRLALARSILKNSPILALDDSTSALDATTEKQVLQRLSALSNSGNLLKKTIIINSNKQTTIALSDRVIVVDQGRIIAQGTHVELVQDCLFYRELMGFQLQQQEINA, from the coding sequence ATGTTTAAAAATTATCCATTATTACGAAGTTTGGCTTTGTATCGATTTATGCCATTTCGTTTCTTATTGACGACGACCTTATTTGTTATTGCAAATATAGGGTTAGCACTCCAACAATATTCAATTGGTCATGCGATTGATACCTTAAGACATAGTGAAAGAGAAACCTTATTTCAACATACGCTTTCTGATCCTTTGAACCCCTGGTTTTGGTTCATTCTTCTTGCGAGTATTGCTGGCATTAGGGCTGTTATTCAGTATCTGGCAGGGTTAAGTGCTTTAACCATTGGTCAGCAATTACTGAGTATTTTAAGGGAAAGAATCTTTTATCAAGTACAGCATTTAGATGTTTCGTGGCACTGGAAGCATGGGTTGGGAGAGGTATTATCTCGAACCACCCGTGATTCAGACAAATTAAAAGAAGCGCTCATCAATTTTTGGCGACAAGTGTTTGAGTCAAGTTTGGTTGTCATCGTGACCGTTGGACTCTTGTGTTGGTACCACCCTTGGCTGGGATTAGTTCCTTTATTATTTATTTTTTTAGGGCTTTGGGTCCTATTTAAGCTGACCAATCAATTGGTCGTATTGGATCATCAAGTTGCTTCTGCCTACGAAAAAGTCAGTGATAGCTTAGCGGAAAGCGTGAATGGGATTCGAGTGGTCAAAGCGTTCCAGCTTGAAGAGAAACTTTCACAGCGCTTTAATCATGCTGTAGATCTATTTATTCATCATTCTATCCAGACCATCAGGACTAGTGCAAAACGATTACCTATCCCACAAGTGATTATTGCCTGTTCCTATTTATGGGTCATTGCTTTTGGTGCTTATTTAATTGGACAAAATCAGTTGCAAGTGGGGCAATTTGTGGCTGCCATTCTCATGGCAAATTTATTGGTGTTTCGTATTGAAAGCATTGGTCAAGTTTTACATATTTTTGCTGATGCACGTTCATCTGCAACAAGAATATGGCAAATGCTAGATCAGAAGTCCGCAATAGAAGATCAATTATACCCTCTGCCGTTGCAATGGCGTGATGAGTTAAACATTAGATTAGAAAATGTAAGCTTTCAGGATAAAACAACGCATAAGTATATTTTAAAACACTGTCATGTTGAATTTCGAGCAGGTGAAATCGTCACTGTTGTAGGAAAAACTGGCTCAGGTAAAACGACTTTGATGAATTTACTCAATCGGTTTATTGATCCAACAGAAGGTCAAGTTCTGATTGGTTCTGAGCAAACAGGCTGGACCAATATTAAAGATTTAAGCTTATTTGAATTACGTCATTTGGTTCAGATCATTCCTCAGGAAAATTTCTTTTTTAGCGGCACATTGGCAGATAACTTGAGAATTGCGAAGCAAGATGCAACGGAGCAAGAGATGAGAGATGCGTTACATTTAGCGTCGGCATCAGAACTATTACAACGACTTGATAATGGACTAGACACGCTGATTGGGGACAAAGGTGTGACTTTGTCAGGAGGACAAAAACAACGTCTAGCTTTGGCCCGCTCTATTCTAAAGAATTCACCAATTTTAGCTTTAGATGACTCAACCAGTGCCTTAGATGCGACGACAGAAAAACAAGTTCTACAGCGACTATCAGCGCTTTCTAATAGTGGAAACCTTTTAAAAAAAACCATCATTATTAACTCCAATAAACAGACCACGATTGCTTTATCTGACCGAGTTATTGTTGTTGATCAAGGGCGTATCATTGCTCAAGGTACACATGTTGAATTAGTTCAAGATTGTTTATTTTATCGTGAGTTGATGGGCTTTCAGTTACAACAGCAGGAGATTAATGCATGA
- a CDS encoding ABC transporter ATP-binding protein, which translates to MNSSVKNFRPSEKSADLQIEENLANTSIHRGVLTKLIPLIYPIRYLLLALIAVEILQVMSVFVRPWVVKYILDSGFQQIAGKMIMHQPVLLIAISILALSWMCRFALAGLSKYLSGQAALKVINGLRRSLFQHIQSLNIGYFDRTKAGRIISRADRDVETLEPVLIQGPPELLSAILRCGLASVLLWHIYPPFFWCLFATLPILFGMTAIFKKSSQKHWGRVAEERSRFTAHLVETVNGAKIIQQLNYTETNQSRYQGLLTDFNNSIIYGSKRTSWFAPFTGLLSTLATAGFIVIGSYAYSDGLISIGQFAESIFYVFLFLAPLQELTDLFERYANGAACAQRIFLLLDTQSTIQEQPNAVKLEQLNGHIRFQSVDFAYTHKPVLQNFNLDIEAGKIIAIVGPTGHGKSTLVQLLTRFYEPQKGGIFLDRYPIQNIQLASLRQHVSIVLQDNVLFSGTILDNLRLVQPKASDQQLIQVIEELGADEILQQLSQGYFTEVGALGKNLSHGQRQLVCLVRAYLANPKILILDEATSAIDIYTEQKIQYALRRLCQNRTCIVIAHRLSTIREADKIVLIENGHVVEQGSHEQLIQQQAAYFQLYQSYLQNQLV; encoded by the coding sequence ATGAATAGCAGTGTTAAAAATTTCCGCCCATCTGAAAAATCTGCTGATTTACAAATCGAAGAAAATTTGGCAAATACCTCAATTCATAGAGGGGTGCTAACAAAACTTATTCCTTTAATTTATCCCATCCGTTACTTGTTGCTTGCCTTAATTGCTGTAGAAATTTTACAAGTGATGAGTGTTTTTGTTCGCCCTTGGGTTGTGAAATATATTCTGGACTCGGGCTTTCAACAAATTGCTGGAAAAATGATAATGCATCAGCCCGTTTTATTGATTGCGATAAGCATTCTGGCATTGAGTTGGATGTGTCGTTTTGCTTTAGCAGGCTTATCAAAATATCTTTCAGGCCAAGCAGCGTTGAAAGTGATTAATGGCTTAAGACGTTCTTTGTTTCAGCATATCCAAAGTTTAAATATTGGATATTTTGATCGTACCAAGGCTGGCAGGATTATTTCGCGGGCCGATCGCGATGTTGAAACGCTAGAGCCTGTTTTAATACAAGGGCCACCAGAGCTACTTTCCGCAATTTTGCGTTGCGGATTAGCTTCAGTACTGCTTTGGCATATCTATCCACCTTTTTTTTGGTGCTTATTTGCGACGCTACCCATTTTATTTGGGATGACTGCGATTTTTAAGAAATCATCGCAAAAACATTGGGGACGAGTTGCAGAGGAACGCAGTCGATTTACTGCTCATTTGGTTGAAACAGTAAATGGAGCTAAAATCATTCAGCAGTTAAATTACACCGAGACAAATCAATCTCGTTATCAGGGTTTATTAACAGATTTTAATAATTCTATTATTTATGGCAGTAAGCGGACCAGTTGGTTTGCTCCTTTTACAGGCTTACTTTCAACGCTAGCCACTGCTGGATTTATTGTGATTGGTAGTTATGCGTATAGTGATGGCTTGATTAGTATTGGGCAATTTGCAGAAAGTATTTTCTATGTATTTTTATTCTTAGCGCCCTTACAGGAACTGACCGATCTATTTGAACGTTATGCCAATGGCGCAGCATGTGCACAACGTATATTTCTACTTTTAGATACACAATCTACGATTCAAGAACAACCGAATGCTGTGAAGCTTGAACAGTTGAATGGTCATATTCGATTTCAGTCGGTAGATTTTGCTTATACTCATAAACCTGTTTTACAAAATTTTAATTTGGATATTGAAGCTGGAAAAATCATTGCGATTGTCGGTCCCACAGGACATGGAAAAAGTACTCTGGTCCAGTTACTAACACGGTTTTATGAACCTCAGAAGGGTGGCATCTTTCTAGATCGTTATCCAATACAAAATATTCAGCTTGCCAGTTTAAGGCAGCATGTGAGTATTGTTTTACAAGATAATGTTTTATTTAGTGGAACAATTTTAGATAACTTACGTCTAGTTCAACCTAAAGCTTCAGATCAGCAGCTTATCCAGGTGATTGAAGAGTTGGGGGCCGATGAGATATTGCAACAGCTATCGCAGGGCTATTTCACCGAAGTTGGAGCACTTGGTAAAAATCTTAGTCATGGACAAAGGCAACTTGTTTGTCTGGTTCGTGCTTATTTGGCAAACCCTAAAATATTAATTCTAGATGAAGCGACTTCTGCAATTGATATTTATACAGAGCAAAAAATACAATATGCGCTTAGACGATTATGCCAAAATAGAACCTGTATAGTCATTGCGCATCGGCTGAGTACCATTCGTGAAGCTGATAAAATTGTTCTAATTGAAAATGGTCATGTCGTAGAACAAGGTTCGCATGAGCAGTTAATACAACAACAGGCAGCTTACTTTCAATTGTATCAGTCCTATCTACAAAATCAGCTGGTTTAA
- a CDS encoding TonB-dependent receptor encodes MRTYFSHFILHSSLFALSTLTASIAMANDQKNLSEKEDVITLQSVVITGSRRAIHSSLDAPAPVDILTAKELQETGATDLAAALTRLSPSVSLPTSPAGGFGASVPPSIALRGLSADQTLILINGKRRHTAAYFTRQAYAGGRGAAVTDLSLIPVSAIERIEILRDGAAAQYGSDAIAGVVNIILKSRDHGGGLSYQTGGYTQGDGEQHKVNLWKGFTLPNDGALTVALDLGKREAASNTAPDTRTFYDGSTKAQYTEQDTPYRTWKFGSPEQKDQVNVTANLDLPLTDDVAIYGFSSYGHRKTIGENFYEPPSTKTVLNQSSYFKERYPDGRSPLSLVNVDDFATTVGVKKGEQKSGKYDLYATYGQNKVSTEQGNGINPSYGSNSPSNYDLGENIFAQLNTGLDYSRDIAIDGLASPLTLSTGVLYRWEQYKQNAGDPIAYTRGPYFNPSTTLGVGVPGIYAGITDQDQRKISRDVYGIYLDLEADIVKNLNVGAAIRSEKYSDFGSTTNGKLFAKYDVSPQFAVRGSVNTGYRAPSLAQQGYSAYSVQTVQTPSGWQDVQQRTLVAGSEAALLIGGSSLKPEKSTNYSLGFVWKPFANTSATLDLYQIDIKNRILLSDNITGSVITNAFANSPYSNIANVAFFNNLLDTRTQGLEFALKHDLNLEQYGKLNLNLGLAYNKNEITETRDSITTKGERIPVSSIAGRNTQSLIESTAPKTKLTFGALWSNQAWSVNTAIRRYDKWTTLNNTNTALDQTFDPQWIADLDIGYKADVFVKGLKFNLGAINLLNSHPDKAKDSSVGNIVKYSFNAPEGAFGTYLYGRVSYEF; translated from the coding sequence ATGCGTACATATTTTTCTCATTTCATTCTTCACTCCTCACTTTTTGCACTGAGTACACTCACTGCCTCAATTGCTATGGCAAATGATCAAAAAAATTTGTCAGAGAAAGAGGATGTCATCACATTGCAATCTGTCGTTATCACTGGGTCTAGGCGGGCAATTCATAGCTCGCTAGATGCACCGGCACCTGTTGATATTTTAACTGCTAAAGAATTGCAGGAGACTGGCGCGACTGATCTTGCTGCAGCGTTAACACGGCTGTCTCCTTCTGTGAGTTTACCAACTTCTCCAGCAGGTGGATTTGGTGCATCAGTTCCACCAAGTATTGCGCTCAGAGGATTATCTGCAGATCAAACTTTAATTTTGATTAATGGGAAACGTCGACATACAGCAGCGTATTTCACCCGCCAAGCATATGCTGGTGGAAGGGGAGCAGCAGTAACTGATTTAAGTTTAATTCCCGTGAGTGCAATTGAACGCATAGAAATTTTGCGGGATGGTGCTGCGGCACAATATGGATCGGATGCAATCGCTGGTGTTGTTAATATTATCTTGAAATCACGTGATCATGGGGGCGGGCTAAGCTATCAAACTGGTGGCTATACTCAAGGCGATGGTGAACAACATAAAGTTAATCTTTGGAAAGGTTTTACACTTCCTAATGATGGTGCATTGACGGTTGCATTAGATTTAGGCAAACGTGAAGCTGCAAGTAACACGGCACCTGATACACGAACTTTTTATGATGGTTCAACTAAGGCTCAATATACAGAACAAGATACCCCCTATAGAACATGGAAATTTGGCTCACCAGAGCAAAAAGATCAAGTCAATGTGACTGCAAATCTAGATTTACCTTTGACTGATGACGTTGCAATTTATGGTTTTAGTAGTTATGGACATCGCAAGACGATAGGTGAAAACTTTTATGAGCCACCTTCAACCAAAACAGTACTAAATCAATCCAGCTATTTTAAAGAACGTTATCCAGATGGACGTTCGCCGTTGAGCTTAGTCAATGTAGATGATTTTGCAACGACAGTTGGAGTAAAAAAAGGGGAACAGAAGTCAGGTAAATATGATCTTTATGCGACTTACGGACAAAATAAAGTCAGCACAGAACAGGGCAATGGCATTAACCCAAGTTACGGCTCCAACTCACCTTCAAATTATGACTTGGGGGAAAATATCTTTGCACAATTAAATACAGGGCTAGATTATAGCCGTGATATTGCAATTGATGGGTTAGCAAGTCCGCTGACGCTATCTACAGGGGTGTTATATCGCTGGGAGCAATATAAGCAAAATGCTGGTGATCCGATTGCCTATACCCGAGGTCCATATTTCAATCCAAGCACAACTTTGGGAGTTGGTGTTCCTGGGATATATGCCGGAATTACTGACCAAGATCAACGAAAAATTAGTCGTGATGTTTATGGTATCTACCTAGATTTAGAAGCAGATATTGTTAAAAATTTGAATGTTGGGGCTGCCATTCGAAGTGAAAAATATTCAGACTTTGGGTCGACCACCAACGGAAAATTATTTGCCAAATATGATGTATCACCTCAGTTTGCAGTACGTGGTTCAGTCAATACAGGCTATAGAGCACCGTCATTGGCACAACAAGGATATTCGGCTTATAGCGTACAAACGGTGCAAACCCCTTCTGGTTGGCAAGATGTGCAACAAAGAACTCTAGTTGCAGGCAGTGAGGCTGCCTTACTGATTGGCGGAAGCTCACTTAAACCAGAAAAATCCACGAATTACTCATTAGGTTTTGTGTGGAAGCCGTTTGCGAATACCTCAGCAACCTTAGACCTTTATCAAATCGATATTAAAAATCGTATTTTGCTTTCAGACAATATTACTGGAAGTGTAATCACCAATGCATTTGCCAATTCACCGTATTCAAATATTGCCAATGTAGCGTTTTTTAATAATTTACTAGATACACGTACTCAAGGTTTAGAGTTCGCGCTTAAGCATGATTTAAACCTTGAACAATATGGCAAGTTAAATCTGAATCTAGGTCTGGCCTATAACAAAAATGAAATCACGGAAACCAGAGATTCTATCACTACAAAAGGTGAGCGGATTCCCGTTTCAAGTATTGCAGGACGAAATACGCAAAGCCTGATTGAATCTACTGCACCGAAAACAAAACTGACATTTGGTGCGCTTTGGTCAAATCAAGCGTGGAGCGTCAATACTGCAATTCGTCGCTATGATAAATGGACCACCTTAAATAATACCAATACGGCATTAGACCAAACCTTTGATCCGCAGTGGATTGCAGATTTGGATATCGGCTACAAAGCAGATGTATTTGTGAAAGGTCTCAAGTTCAATTTAGGGGCGATCAATTTATTGAATAGCCATCCTGATAAAGCCAAAGATTCTTCGGTCGGCAACATTGTCAAATATAGTTTTAATGCACCTGAAGGTGCATTTGGAACGTATTTATATGGCCGCGTAAGTTACGAATTTTAA
- a CDS encoding lipase family protein, which produces MLTASCLTKAQSAPAPDNRYGDGRVSEFYTWNSAIPTQAGKLLKTESIHNPYIRLENDSQAIRILYSSTSGKDSKTPIVVSGSIHLPKGTPPKGGWPVVLWAHGTVGLADACAPSWSGRSYRDVQYLNRWLKEGFAVVATDYEGLGVAGPHLLINNPMLAYSILDSGRAALKAKLPLANKFVIVGQSQGGAGAVSASSYSATYAPDLNIKGSIGTGVIYQDPEATPEKNQLKLNPYEVSPSLAYGIYSFLVTQSLYPEIKTEDIFTPEAVPLVEQARNACLTSFMGDIQTAGLSPAQAYKPNPPANYKKLQEKQSNDYGYYPTLKISHPLFIGTGANDRTPDARSQMKLVADACKAGTVVEGHLYHGLGHSETVNASLQDSIPFAKKVIAGEKIQAICKPDLQ; this is translated from the coding sequence ATATTAACTGCGAGTTGTTTAACGAAGGCTCAATCAGCGCCAGCACCTGACAATAGATATGGTGATGGTCGAGTTTCTGAGTTTTATACATGGAACTCTGCTATTCCTACACAGGCAGGAAAATTATTAAAAACAGAATCTATTCATAACCCGTATATTCGCTTGGAAAATGATAGTCAGGCGATTCGAATTCTTTATAGCTCTACCAGTGGCAAAGATAGTAAAACACCTATTGTGGTTTCAGGAAGTATTCATTTACCAAAAGGGACACCTCCTAAAGGTGGTTGGCCAGTGGTGTTATGGGCACATGGTACGGTCGGTTTGGCCGACGCTTGTGCGCCGTCTTGGAGTGGACGATCATACCGCGATGTACAATATTTAAACCGTTGGCTTAAAGAAGGATTCGCTGTTGTCGCTACAGATTATGAAGGGTTAGGTGTTGCAGGACCGCACTTATTAATTAATAACCCCATGCTGGCCTATAGTATTTTAGATAGTGGTCGAGCTGCTCTAAAAGCAAAGTTGCCACTTGCCAATAAGTTTGTGATTGTGGGTCAATCTCAAGGAGGCGCGGGAGCTGTTTCGGCTTCTTCCTATTCGGCTACGTATGCACCTGACTTAAATATTAAAGGTTCAATTGGTACAGGCGTGATTTATCAAGATCCTGAGGCGACGCCTGAAAAGAATCAGTTAAAGTTAAACCCTTATGAGGTCAGTCCGTCGCTTGCTTATGGCATCTATAGTTTTTTAGTGACGCAAAGTTTATATCCAGAGATAAAAACAGAAGATATTTTCACACCTGAAGCAGTGCCTTTAGTTGAACAAGCAAGAAATGCGTGCTTAACAAGCTTTATGGGGGATATTCAAACTGCGGGTCTTTCGCCAGCACAAGCGTATAAACCTAATCCACCTGCAAACTATAAAAAACTGCAAGAGAAACAATCGAATGATTATGGTTATTATCCGACATTAAAAATCAGTCACCCATTATTTATCGGAACAGGGGCAAACGATCGCACACCTGATGCCCGATCTCAAATGAAGCTCGTGGCCGATGCGTGTAAAGCGGGTACCGTGGTCGAAGGTCATTTGTATCATGGCTTAGGGCATAGCGAGACCGTCAATGCTTCATTACAAGATTCAATTCCCTTTGCTAAAAAGGTGATTGCAGGAGAAAAAATTCAGGCTATTTGTAAGCCTGATTTACAATAA
- a CDS encoding LLM class flavin-dependent oxidoreductase encodes MSIEFVGMVFPNQWSETKGTRIGHKIDLDYLRYHARAHEYAGFDKVLIASGPSSPDSTQIAAYLAQHTEQLGFMIAHRPALVTPNLAARSFATLDHTTGGGRIRLHAITGITAEPQEGDYIVDKTQRYERTGEYLDIIQKLWKSDQPISYEGKYFKLDNAFCPLKPVNGTIPISFGGSSDIAYEIAVRHADLYSLWGEPLAGVKDQINKLKLAAEQANKPQPPVSLSVRLIIGATEELAWQRAEQILADIQNNPTFQNNGTLSGHKIKGVGSQRLLAAAQQGDRHDRALWMPTATAVGAYGDTTALVGTPDTIIAALLDYVDLGVSTFLNRGYDPIYDTVDYGRYIIPTVREEAAKRLKRIA; translated from the coding sequence ATGAGCATAGAATTTGTTGGCATGGTTTTTCCTAACCAATGGTCAGAAACCAAAGGTACACGTATTGGTCATAAAATAGACCTCGACTATCTACGTTATCATGCACGGGCGCATGAATATGCTGGTTTTGATAAAGTTCTAATTGCTAGCGGACCAAGCAGTCCAGACAGTACACAAATCGCAGCATATCTGGCACAGCATACTGAGCAACTCGGGTTCATGATTGCTCATCGTCCCGCTCTTGTCACTCCAAATCTAGCTGCACGTTCTTTTGCAACACTTGACCATACGACGGGTGGTGGAAGAATTCGATTACATGCGATCACAGGGATTACTGCGGAGCCTCAAGAAGGCGATTATATTGTCGATAAAACTCAACGTTACGAACGAACGGGTGAATATCTGGATATCATCCAGAAACTCTGGAAAAGCGATCAACCCATTAGCTATGAAGGTAAATACTTTAAGCTCGACAATGCTTTTTGCCCGTTAAAGCCAGTCAACGGAACAATCCCGATTTCATTCGGTGGCTCATCCGATATTGCTTATGAAATTGCAGTCCGCCATGCCGACTTGTATTCACTTTGGGGAGAACCACTGGCTGGTGTAAAAGATCAAATCAATAAATTAAAGCTCGCAGCAGAACAAGCCAATAAACCACAGCCCCCTGTGAGTTTATCCGTACGCCTTATTATTGGTGCAACCGAAGAACTTGCTTGGCAGCGAGCAGAACAGATTCTGGCAGATATTCAGAACAATCCAACGTTTCAAAATAACGGAACATTATCTGGGCACAAAATCAAGGGAGTCGGTTCACAACGCTTATTGGCAGCAGCCCAACAAGGTGATCGACATGATCGTGCATTATGGATGCCTACTGCAACAGCTGTAGGTGCTTATGGTGATACGACAGCCTTAGTTGGTACACCCGACACCATTATTGCAGCATTACTCGATTATGTAGATTTAGGCGTTAGCACCTTTTTAAATCGAGGCTACGATCCGATCTATGACACGGTCGATTATGGGCGCTATATCATCCCTACTGTACGTGAAGAGGCTGCAAAAAGATTAAAGCGCATCGCTTAA